From a region of the Anomalospiza imberbis isolate Cuckoo-Finch-1a 21T00152 chromosome 3, ASM3175350v1, whole genome shotgun sequence genome:
- the LOC137471775 gene encoding TOG array regulator of axonemal microtubules protein 2-like: MGLQAAPWRRALPGAAAPMADPLLTVTSQTATGAERREEPLRGKGQKDTASSDPQQSLLEALSLLGSDAWELKEKGLFNIKQLAESHSAVLLSRLREICMAVTSEVTNPRSKVSYSAIVTLGEFFATFKKDMDSEVDEVAPVLLQMVWNSPEFVQKAASQTLGIMVENVTPARAMTALMDRGVKSCHAQVRKCAAKLLLSLMERIGVTKLADTPRAERLAHVAGVLAQDCHQDTRHYGQEMVKMLLSHQKFEMLLERSLSMRDLEDILRRLKVKGMENQKGECPAVKEPVEKSNDGSKKPQATLPSSKRVKSTSDGCLLHRAKAQVTLPPAVEEMEPLQKLYNLLQAKGFQTRMEGVALLLDLCKNSPQLISTNIVEIFDYFVLRISDSHKKVKQKALDVLAEIIGLLEESLNPVIIRLVEGITKNLNSKDPGVHAAAVKALEGSIAHLDKVSLMKEFSHQWSQLSGQALLDVAESITELVEWVYARSPEVVQRYALPVLWSFLENKALPVRSANVRTVVTRLAYALCEVMGTKLKKCAASKPPHVQENLSNLLGW, encoded by the exons ATGGGGCTGCAGGCCGCTCCATGGCGGCGTGCCTTGCCCGGGGCTGCAGCGCCCATGGCCGACCCTCTCCTCACAGTGACCTCGCAGACGGCCACTGGTGCCGAGCGCCGAGAGGAGCCGCTCCGTGGGAAGGGGCAGAAGGACACAGCCTCTTCAGACCCACAGCAGTCCCTGCTGGAGGCACTCTCCTTGCTCGGCAGCGATGCCTG GGAGCTGAAGGAGAAGGGACTCTTCAACATCAAACAGCTGGCCGAGTCCCATTCAGCAGTCCTGCTTTCTAGACTTCGGGAAATTTGCATGGCAGTTACCAGCGAG GTGACCAACCCGCGTTCCAAGGTGTCCTACTCGGCAATTGTCACTCTGGGAGAGTTCTTTGCGACCTTCAAGAAGGACATGGACTCTGAGGTGGATGAGGTTGCTCCAGTCCTTCTCCAGATGGTGTGGAACTCCCCAGAGTTTGTTCAGAAAGCAGCCAGTCAGACCCTGGGGATCATGGTGGAGAATGTGACTCCTGCACGAGCAATGACTGCTCTCATGGACAGGGGAGTCAA gagctgccacgCCCAGGTGCGGAAGTGTGCGGCCAAACTCCTCCTGTCCTTGATGGAGAGAATTGGAGTCACAAAGCTCGCAGACACACCCAGGGCTGAGAGGCTGGCACACGTGGCAGGGGTGCTTGCTCAGGACTGTCACCAGGACACAAG GCATTATGGACAGGAGATGGTGAAGATGTTGCTGAGTCACCAAAAATTTGAAATGCTTTTGGAACGCTCTCTTTCCATGCGTGACCTGGAAGATATCCTGAGAAGACTTAAGGTGAAA GGGATGGAAAACCAGAAGGGCGAATGCCCAGCTGTCAAGGAGCCGGTGGAGAAGAGCAACGATGGCTCGAAGAAGCCCCAGGCCACACTGCCTTCTAGCAAACG agtGAAGTCTACCTCTGATGGATGCCTCCTACACCGTGCAAAAGCCCAGGTCACGTTACCTCCAGCTGTGGAAGAAATGGAGCCGCTCCAGAAGCTTTACAATCTCCTGCAAGCCAAGGGGTTTCAGACACGGATGGAAGGAGTGGCACTCCTCCTAGACCTGTGCAAAAACAGCCCCCAGCTCATCTCCACTAACATTGTCGAA atttttgattattttgtcCTGAGAATATCTGACAGCCACAAGAAAGTCAAGCAGAAGGCGCTGGACGTGCTGGCAGAAATCATAGGCCTCCTGGAAGAGTCCCTGAACCCGGTGATCATCCGTTTGGTGGAAGGAATAACAAAGAACCTGAACTCAAAGGATCCTGGGGTTCATGCTGCAGCTGTGAAAGCACTGGAAGGATCCATCGCTCATTTAG ATAAAGTATCACTGATGAAAGAGTTCAGCCACCAATGGAGTCAACTGAGCGGCCAAGCTCTGCTGGATGTCGCAGAGAGTATCACAG AGCTTGTGGAATGGGTTTATGCCAGGAGCCCTGAAGTCGTCCAGCGCTACGCCCTGCCCGTGCTCTGGTCCTTCCTGGAGAACAAGGCGCTGCCTGTCCGAAGCGCCAACGTCCGCACGGTGGTCACCAGGCTTGCCTATGCCCTCTGTGAGGTGATGGGCACCAAGCTGAAGAAGTGTGCAGCCAGCAAGCCTCCACACGTGCAGGAGAACCTCTCAAACCTTTTGGGCTGGTGA